From one Peptoniphilaceae bacterium AMB_02 genomic stretch:
- a CDS encoding ABC transporter ATP-binding protein, producing the protein MFLQIENFTKKYGDITVVDNLSFEVPQGELLCVLGPSGCGKTTVLRAIGGFLEMTSGKIILDGEDITELDPSERQVSTVFQSYGLFPHMTVLENIGYGLKFRDISASARKEKAMEYLKLVKLDNHGEKKISELSGGQQQRVALARSLVIEPKVLLLDEPLSNLDAKLRVEMREEIRRIQSAINMTTIFVTHDQEEAFSISDRILLLNKGKLQQIGTPETIYNHPTNDFVWNFVGRVNILDREQYIRPETIIPNPKSDIKVRINKVEILGSTILYYFEHEGNTLTMLRLNDGKEKFMPGEIIGIDIL; encoded by the coding sequence ATGTTTCTTCAAATAGAGAACTTTACAAAAAAATACGGAGATATAACCGTTGTTGATAACTTGAGTTTTGAAGTGCCTCAAGGAGAACTGCTATGCGTTCTTGGACCCAGTGGATGTGGAAAAACAACAGTTTTAAGGGCCATAGGAGGTTTTCTCGAAATGACTAGCGGAAAAATAATATTGGACGGGGAAGATATAACAGAACTAGATCCAAGCGAGAGACAGGTATCTACAGTTTTTCAGTCCTATGGATTATTTCCGCATATGACGGTACTTGAAAATATCGGATACGGTCTAAAGTTTAGAGACATTTCTGCATCCGCCAGGAAAGAAAAAGCCATGGAATATTTAAAACTGGTCAAACTTGACAACCATGGCGAAAAAAAAATATCTGAGCTTAGCGGAGGTCAGCAGCAGAGAGTTGCGCTTGCAAGATCACTTGTCATCGAACCTAAAGTATTATTACTGGATGAACCACTATCAAACCTTGACGCAAAACTCAGAGTCGAAATGCGAGAAGAAATAAGGAGAATTCAAAGTGCAATTAATATGACCACTATATTCGTAACCCATGATCAAGAAGAAGCTTTCTCCATTAGCGACAGGATACTGCTTTTGAACAAAGGAAAATTGCAACAAATAGGAACTCCGGAGACAATCTACAATCATCCTACCAATGATTTTGTTTGGAACTTTGTAGGTAGAGTCAATATTTTGGATAGAGAACAGTATATAAGACCGGAAACGATTATACCAAATCCAAAAAGTGATATTAAAGTTAGGATAAACAAGGTAGAGATACTCGGTTCAACAATACTGTATTATTTTGAACACGAAGGAAATACCCTCACCATGCTTAGACTCAATGATGGTAAAGAAAAATTCATGCCTGGAGAAATAATCGGAATAGATATTTTATAA
- a CDS encoding 2Fe-2S iron-sulfur cluster-binding protein, which produces MREVNLIIDGIPVTAREGENLVEAAKRVGIIIPTLCYLKDLDVVSACRMCLVKIEGIPKLMTACSTPVSDGMVVETENEEIVNHRKMLLRLYLDNHPNDCLTCQKAGECELQNLSYRYSVTFREHDGARRGNKYAEFSDASSPYILRDESKCILCGRCVRTCAQVETRNVLTFAERGFVTKISADADQSLEESTCVSCNRCVTACPVGALMDRRAYGKTRSWSAKVKGVKCKACDYGCNMEILYDKDVPVAVRARDPQGRCRPLCLRGRLATELEYVYGPDDPYVKVETEDGNKFEKATWARALELEGVLEKLRILEEDDHE; this is translated from the coding sequence ATGAGAGAAGTAAATCTGATCATTGATGGGATACCTGTAACTGCCAGAGAGGGTGAAAATCTGGTAGAAGCAGCAAAAAGAGTCGGAATAATAATACCTACCCTTTGTTACCTGAAAGATTTAGATGTCGTCTCTGCTTGTAGGATGTGTTTAGTAAAAATCGAAGGAATACCTAAACTGATGACAGCTTGTTCTACACCGGTAAGTGATGGAATGGTTGTAGAAACTGAAAATGAAGAGATAGTAAATCACAGAAAGATGCTACTAAGATTATATCTTGACAATCATCCAAACGACTGTTTGACCTGTCAGAAAGCAGGAGAGTGTGAATTACAAAACCTTTCATATAGATATTCGGTAACATTTAGAGAACATGACGGAGCCAGAAGAGGAAACAAATACGCTGAATTCTCAGATGCATCGAGTCCATATATACTTAGAGACGAGAGTAAGTGCATACTTTGCGGTAGATGCGTAAGAACCTGTGCACAAGTTGAAACTAGAAATGTACTTACATTTGCAGAGAGGGGATTCGTAACTAAGATTTCTGCAGATGCAGATCAATCGCTGGAAGAGTCTACATGTGTATCTTGTAACAGATGTGTGACAGCTTGTCCGGTAGGTGCACTAATGGATAGAAGAGCTTACGGCAAAACCAGGTCCTGGAGTGCAAAAGTCAAAGGCGTGAAATGTAAAGCTTGTGACTATGGATGTAATATGGAAATTCTATACGATAAGGATGTTCCGGTAGCTGTTAGAGCGAGAGACCCTCAAGGTAGATGCAGACCGCTTTGCCTAAGGGGAAGACTTGCAACTGAACTGGAATACGTCTATGGTCCGGATGATCCATATGTAAAAGTTGAAACTGAAGACGGAAATAAATTTGAAAAAGCAACTTGGGCTAGAGCCCTTGAGCTTGAAGGAGTTTTAGAAAAACTCAGGATTCTCGAGGAGGACGACCATGAATAA
- a CDS encoding metal ABC transporter permease: MYEVLIILILASTLCAINGTFLVLRGISMIADAISHSVLLGIVLTFFIVRDVGSPLLMVGAALFGLLTVYSVEKISTKLKVHKDDAIGIVYTIFFALAIVLISKFIRNAHIDTEIVLLGEILFQPLNRMDILGISLPVKTVHMSVLLIINIIILALFYKEVKIATFDEEYAKLSGVKIKIIFYTLMFITSINAVASFDAIGAILVISFMIAPAASSYLLTKDLKYTLLVAVLYGVINSLIGYIFALQYNVSMAGSAALAGLLTFLLTVVFYKGGIITTIILRRKKLQNLYSTVILMHIYNHYKDEDRFIELGRDSISKHLGWTNTETEKRIKTLLDSGDVKLDDKNNYYTLTESGLKRTEKLRTEYNY, encoded by the coding sequence ATGTATGAAGTTTTAATAATTTTGATACTTGCCTCTACTCTCTGCGCTATTAACGGAACATTTTTGGTACTAAGAGGGATATCGATGATTGCAGATGCGATAAGCCACTCTGTACTTTTAGGAATAGTCCTTACCTTTTTTATAGTGAGGGATGTAGGATCGCCATTATTAATGGTTGGCGCGGCGCTTTTTGGACTACTAACCGTGTATTCGGTGGAAAAGATATCTACCAAGCTAAAAGTCCATAAAGATGATGCAATTGGAATTGTATATACGATTTTCTTTGCACTCGCCATTGTGCTTATTAGTAAATTTATAAGAAATGCACATATAGATACTGAGATTGTCCTTCTCGGAGAAATTCTTTTCCAACCACTTAACAGAATGGATATACTGGGAATAAGCCTTCCTGTAAAAACAGTTCATATGAGCGTACTGCTAATAATAAATATAATCATACTTGCACTCTTTTATAAAGAAGTCAAAATTGCAACTTTTGATGAAGAATATGCGAAACTGTCAGGAGTAAAGATAAAAATTATTTTTTATACACTTATGTTTATAACTTCAATCAATGCAGTAGCATCATTTGATGCAATTGGCGCCATACTCGTCATATCCTTTATGATTGCGCCGGCTGCCAGCAGTTATTTATTGACCAAAGACTTAAAGTATACGCTTTTAGTAGCAGTTCTTTATGGTGTTATAAACAGTTTAATCGGATATATTTTTGCACTTCAATATAATGTATCCATGGCAGGATCAGCCGCCCTAGCAGGACTCTTAACATTTTTATTGACAGTAGTCTTCTATAAGGGTGGAATAATAACAACGATAATACTGAGAAGGAAAAAACTGCAAAACCTGTATAGTACTGTTATTCTAATGCATATATACAATCACTATAAGGACGAAGATAGATTTATAGAACTTGGAAGAGATAGCATCTCAAAACATCTAGGTTGGACAAATACAGAAACAGAAAAGAGAATTAAAACACTACTCGACTCAGGAGATGTGAAACTGGATGACAAAAACAATTACTACACATTAACTGAATCAGGACTAAAAAGAACAGAAAAACTAAGAACAGAGTACAACTATTAA
- a CDS encoding iron ABC transporter permease, producing MKISKHRENINRFYNVLDVLLIIIVAVSVILFILYPMWMVMVKSVNIDGIYSLDIYKNLIKNSTKLITNSLMVAISTTVLTTVMTVIISVYASLTKKWVGRLINLTLMLTMISPPFVTSLSYITLFGKRGFITHDILGLTLNTYGFYGIVLMQSLGFISLSSILLIGIIKSLNSDTIQSARDLGADTGSIIFDIIIPMIRPGILVVAVLAFVRSLADFSTPAIIGGSYNTLAAESYFSVIAYSNLNRAAAINTLIFIPALIGFLIFRHYMNRLPMMGGSTTGSDGLNLPRSGKIYRIFGVLTILFLFILIMQYGSIFLSAITKKTRGVMYFTLENIVESKNHINTTIFRSIGYSLIAAIGGTTIGYLLSYYREIRKVRLMKVIDFIATMPYIIPGTFFGLGYILAFNDYPLPLTGTATIVILNVLFKQLPFSTKIADSTIKQIRPESIDSCKDLGGHEMNVLKDIMIPSSKPGFFLSFINNFTATMTTVGSIIFLVYPGQKLATLIMFDVIQSGKYRIGAVIACLLILVVMLFNISFYLLFLSDKKKTKQSSN from the coding sequence ATGAAGATTTCAAAACATAGAGAGAATATCAACAGATTTTATAATGTACTCGATGTGCTACTGATAATAATCGTGGCGGTATCGGTAATACTTTTTATCCTATATCCCATGTGGATGGTTATGGTAAAAAGTGTAAACATAGATGGGATATACAGTCTCGATATATATAAAAATCTAATAAAAAACAGTACCAAACTCATAACCAACTCCCTAATGGTTGCAATATCAACGACAGTGCTAACTACTGTAATGACCGTAATAATATCTGTTTATGCATCACTTACTAAAAAGTGGGTCGGGAGATTAATAAATCTAACCTTGATGCTCACCATGATATCTCCTCCATTTGTAACCTCTTTGTCGTATATAACCCTATTTGGGAAAAGAGGTTTTATAACTCATGACATACTCGGATTGACACTTAACACCTATGGTTTTTACGGGATAGTGCTTATGCAGTCGCTCGGGTTTATTTCACTGAGCTCAATACTCTTAATCGGCATAATAAAATCACTTAACTCAGATACAATACAATCAGCTAGAGATTTGGGAGCTGACACGGGAAGTATTATCTTCGATATAATTATTCCTATGATAAGACCGGGGATTCTGGTCGTTGCTGTCCTGGCATTTGTACGCTCACTTGCTGACTTTTCAACGCCTGCAATTATAGGAGGCTCATACAATACGCTCGCAGCGGAAAGTTATTTTTCAGTCATTGCCTACAGTAATCTAAATAGAGCCGCAGCCATCAATACTCTAATATTTATACCTGCACTTATCGGATTCCTTATCTTTAGACATTATATGAACAGACTTCCGATGATGGGAGGAAGTACAACCGGTTCTGACGGATTAAACCTACCCAGATCAGGGAAGATATACCGAATCTTTGGGGTTTTGACGATTCTATTCCTATTCATACTGATAATGCAATACGGTTCTATATTTCTCAGTGCAATCACTAAAAAAACACGTGGCGTAATGTATTTTACACTTGAAAATATAGTAGAAAGTAAAAACCATATCAATACCACCATCTTCAGATCCATAGGATACTCGTTAATTGCAGCCATTGGAGGAACTACTATAGGATATTTATTATCCTACTATAGGGAAATAAGAAAAGTGAGATTGATGAAAGTAATTGATTTTATCGCTACAATGCCCTATATAATACCCGGGACCTTTTTTGGTTTGGGTTATATACTCGCATTTAATGATTACCCCTTACCACTTACAGGTACAGCTACAATAGTTATACTGAATGTGTTATTTAAACAGCTTCCGTTTTCAACCAAAATTGCGGATTCTACTATAAAACAGATTAGACCTGAGAGTATCGACTCATGTAAAGACCTCGGCGGTCATGAGATGAATGTACTCAAAGATATCATGATACCGTCCAGTAAACCGGGATTCTTCTTATCCTTTATAAACAACTTTACGGCAACCATGACCACTGTCGGATCGATAATATTCTTGGTCTACCCGGGTCAAAAACTGGCAACACTCATAATGTTCGATGTAATACAATCAGGTAAGTATAGGATAGGAGCTGTTATTGCCTGCCTATTAATACTCGTAGTAATGCTTTTCAACATATCTTTTTATTTACTGTTTCTATCGGATAAAAAGAAAACGAAGCAAAGCTCAAATTAG
- the thyA gene encoding thymidylate synthase, whose product MSRVDKLYMEMANKIKTIGISELDVPNSEVRPVWDDGESAYAIYLPQQFISYNPSETPLISLRRIAWKTAIKEILWIYQDKCNDVNLLKEKYNVNYWDEWANSEGNLGTAYGYQICKEFKSPETGEMTNQIDRLINGLKNDPLNRRHFMTMLNMNELADMTLIPCAFMTMWTVAGNRLNMTLIQRSGDFLAAAAPGGINAFQYYALLLMVAKVTGYEPGEFVHFVQNLHIYNRHMPIVDEIIGKYDENKPVPKLVLNNDVKNFYEITIDDFELLDYNPDLTKYTIPIAV is encoded by the coding sequence ATGTCCAGAGTAGATAAATTATATATGGAAATGGCTAATAAAATTAAGACAATCGGAATATCAGAACTAGATGTGCCAAACTCTGAGGTTAGACCTGTATGGGATGATGGAGAGAGTGCATATGCCATCTACCTTCCACAACAGTTTATAAGCTATAATCCTTCAGAAACTCCACTTATTTCACTGAGGAGAATCGCATGGAAAACTGCAATCAAAGAGATTTTATGGATTTACCAGGATAAATGCAATGATGTTAATCTCTTAAAAGAAAAGTACAATGTCAATTATTGGGATGAATGGGCTAATAGTGAAGGAAACCTTGGAACAGCTTATGGTTATCAGATATGTAAGGAATTTAAAAGCCCTGAAACAGGCGAAATGACCAATCAAATTGATAGACTTATAAATGGCTTAAAAAACGATCCACTGAACAGAAGACATTTTATGACCATGCTAAATATGAACGAGCTGGCAGACATGACACTTATCCCATGTGCATTTATGACCATGTGGACCGTTGCCGGCAATAGACTTAATATGACGCTAATCCAAAGAAGTGGAGACTTCCTGGCAGCAGCAGCTCCAGGTGGAATAAATGCATTTCAGTATTATGCACTCCTATTGATGGTCGCAAAAGTAACAGGCTATGAACCCGGAGAATTTGTTCACTTCGTTCAAAACCTCCACATTTACAACAGACATATGCCAATAGTCGATGAAATCATCGGCAAATACGATGAAAACAAACCGGTCCCAAAACTCGTACTAAATAATGATGTAAAAAACTTTTACGAAATCACAATAGACGACTTCGAATTATTGGACTACAACCCCGACCTAACTAAATACACAATTCCAATAGCAGTATAA
- a CDS encoding NAD(P)H-dependent oxidoreductase subunit E, which yields MSFVFDFEANKDKLKEFESFIAEKGSSRGSLMSVLHKGQILFGYLPIEIQELVSKKMNIPLAEIYGVVTFYSQFSLVPKGRYEIGVCMGTACYVRGAKKILDEVIEELEIGVGETSKDMLFSIQATRCVGACGLAPVMMISGDVYGKLKGGEIKNILAKYRD from the coding sequence ATGAGCTTTGTATTTGATTTTGAAGCAAACAAGGATAAACTGAAAGAATTTGAGAGCTTTATTGCTGAAAAGGGAAGTTCTAGGGGATCTTTAATGAGTGTATTACATAAAGGACAAATCTTATTTGGATATCTGCCGATTGAGATTCAAGAGTTGGTATCTAAAAAAATGAATATCCCTCTAGCGGAAATCTATGGAGTAGTTACTTTCTACTCACAATTTTCACTTGTTCCTAAGGGACGTTATGAAATTGGTGTCTGTATGGGAACGGCCTGCTATGTACGTGGAGCCAAGAAAATATTGGATGAAGTAATCGAAGAGTTGGAGATAGGTGTAGGAGAGACTTCAAAGGACATGCTGTTCTCTATCCAAGCCACGAGATGTGTAGGAGCATGTGGTCTTGCACCTGTAATGATGATTTCCGGAGATGTTTATGGAAAACTTAAAGGTGGCGAGATAAAAAACATTCTCGCAAAATATAGAGACTAG
- a CDS encoding transposase, translated as MARKPRVQDSGMIHHVIVRGNNSQDIFKDDNDRIRYLHLLHRYKERFKFKILAYCFIDNHIHLLLKQSDTSLSKFMAGIQQSYTQYFNFKYNETGHVFQQRFKSFPCSDEAYYLSLIAYIHNNPKKAGLVDSAEKYEWSSHNEIMNTSKNDLCDIDELFQIIGLDRSNSITSYLWLLGEAGDIDLELENHYMSSEDLELSQSSAWFKEQENIINRRNVTTEEIDKAIELVKKDIFLKLKTSDYRKYFTIIATNFSMLSNKEIATYLKISPTRVSNIRFEYSEGKYGKHFDDIIDNISKKFDNNTL; from the coding sequence ATGGCAAGAAAACCTAGAGTTCAAGATAGTGGAATGATTCATCATGTAATAGTACGTGGCAATAATTCTCAAGATATTTTTAAAGACGACAATGATCGCATTAGATATCTTCATCTTCTTCATAGGTACAAAGAGAGGTTTAAATTTAAAATCCTCGCATATTGTTTTATAGATAATCATATACATCTATTACTCAAACAAAGCGATACTAGTCTTTCAAAATTCATGGCAGGTATACAACAGAGTTATACTCAATATTTTAACTTTAAGTACAATGAAACAGGTCATGTTTTTCAACAGAGATTTAAATCTTTTCCATGTTCTGACGAGGCTTATTATTTGTCTCTCATCGCCTATATACATAATAATCCTAAAAAAGCAGGACTTGTCGATAGTGCTGAAAAGTATGAATGGTCTAGCCATAATGAGATAATGAACACAAGTAAAAATGATCTATGTGATATTGATGAATTGTTTCAAATAATAGGACTTGATAGAAGTAATTCCATTACAAGTTACCTATGGTTATTAGGAGAAGCCGGCGATATAGATTTGGAGCTCGAAAATCATTATATGAGTAGTGAGGATTTAGAACTCAGTCAATCTTCGGCATGGTTCAAGGAGCAAGAAAATATTATAAATCGCAGAAATGTAACAACTGAAGAAATTGACAAAGCAATTGAGCTTGTGAAAAAAGATATATTTCTAAAACTAAAAACATCTGATTACAGAAAATACTTTACTATCATTGCTACAAATTTTAGCATGCTTTCAAACAAAGAAATTGCAACATATTTGAAAATATCGCCTACAAGGGTATCCAACATTAGATTTGAGTATTCGGAAGGGAAATATGGCAAACATTTCGATGATATTATAGATAATATAAGTAAGAAATTTGATAATAATACTTTATAG
- a CDS encoding ABC transporter substrate-binding protein, producing the protein MKKKFLTLISLLMVSVMLFAACSPTKPAEDQKTEVADDKSGEVKEETKEEPKEEPKEEKKKTEDEAKLNFEGRTLNVVATSESYVPLFEKFTEKTGAKVEFLSMSSGEVLSRVKAEGGKPMADLWFGGGLDAFIQAKNDDLLEAYKSPNAEDIDAKFKDADGYWYSKGITVVGLLVNNDVLEEKGLEAPKGWKDLADPKYKDEVIMSSPAISGTNYAALKGWLDLWGEEEGWKFFTELNENITAYGKRGKDPFEKTIAKEFAIGIIPADKSAHDAMKEENVTLIFPEEGIPWVPEGVAIFKGSDNVDIASAFIDFMYEPESQKMIAEIDGKDTNQLVKPGAEGFDLGLDPSKLIDEDLSTFGSAREAILEKFQSIAGDK; encoded by the coding sequence ATGAAAAAGAAGTTTTTAACGCTAATTTCGCTACTAATGGTATCGGTAATGCTATTCGCAGCTTGTTCACCGACTAAGCCTGCTGAAGACCAGAAAACTGAAGTAGCTGACGATAAGAGTGGCGAAGTTAAAGAAGAGACAAAAGAAGAACCAAAAGAGGAACCAAAGGAAGAGAAAAAAAAGACTGAAGATGAAGCTAAATTAAATTTTGAAGGTAGAACTTTAAATGTTGTAGCGACTTCAGAGTCATATGTACCTCTATTTGAAAAGTTTACCGAAAAGACAGGTGCTAAAGTTGAGTTCTTATCAATGTCATCAGGTGAAGTGCTTTCAAGAGTAAAAGCTGAAGGTGGAAAACCTATGGCGGATCTTTGGTTTGGGGGCGGACTTGACGCTTTTATCCAAGCTAAGAACGATGATTTATTAGAAGCTTATAAATCACCAAATGCTGAAGATATAGATGCAAAATTCAAAGATGCTGATGGATACTGGTATTCTAAAGGGATAACAGTTGTCGGCTTACTAGTAAACAACGATGTACTTGAAGAGAAGGGACTTGAGGCTCCTAAGGGATGGAAAGATCTTGCAGATCCCAAGTACAAAGATGAAGTTATCATGTCCAGTCCTGCAATTTCCGGAACTAATTATGCAGCTCTAAAAGGTTGGCTAGATTTATGGGGTGAAGAAGAAGGATGGAAATTCTTTACTGAACTCAATGAAAACATAACTGCATATGGTAAAAGAGGCAAGGATCCATTTGAAAAGACAATAGCAAAAGAGTTTGCGATAGGCATCATTCCGGCTGACAAATCAGCTCATGATGCTATGAAGGAAGAGAATGTAACTCTTATATTCCCTGAGGAAGGAATCCCTTGGGTACCTGAAGGAGTTGCAATATTCAAAGGCTCTGACAATGTAGATATAGCTTCTGCTTTTATCGACTTTATGTATGAGCCTGAATCCCAAAAGATGATTGCTGAAATCGACGGTAAGGACACTAATCAATTAGTTAAACCGGGAGCTGAAGGATTTGACCTTGGACTTGATCCAAGTAAACTTATAGATGAAGATCTTTCAACATTCGGCAGTGCCAGAGAAGCCATACTTGAAAAATTCCAAAGTATTGCGGGAGACAAATAG
- the nuoF gene encoding NADH-quinone oxidoreductase subunit NuoF encodes MNLEQLREIKERVLPTMSLRKDIWSDIPSVYNKQVLICMDTGCKSSRADVLEQEFRKEVEAKGLTDEIDIRRVGCFGLCEAGPIAIVYPGEKFYAYLKPEDAKTIVEEDLIGGNTVEKLIFKEALTDGAMQGLYDVAFYRKQKKLATGNCGVIDPDSIEEYIAVDGYLALYKVLNEMTPEDVINELKESGLRGRGGGGFPTGLKWEFTKNAKGDIKYVVVNADEGDPGAFMDRSILEGDPFTIIEAMTIAGYAINAHQGFIYIRAEYPSAVKKLENCIQIATSMGLLGKNIMGSGFDFELEIRLGAGAFVCGEEMALIESIEGKRGIPRNKPPFPANEGLFGKPTLINNVETLANIPRIINHGHEWFRSFGTEKSPGTKVFTLGGDINRTGIIEVPMGLTLREIIFEVGGGIIGGKEFKAVQTGGPSGGCITAEHLDTPIDYDNLSALGSMMGSGGMIVMDEDTCMVDIARFFLEFTVDESCGKCTPCREGTKRMLEMLETITHGNGTPEMVEKLASLGETIKATSLCGLGQTAPNPVLSTMRYFKQEYDDHVSNDTCIAGICRDLVSYTINDNCTGCTLCARKCPVECITGERREMHYIDQEACIQCGDCYAACNFNAIDRGGRL; translated from the coding sequence ATGAATCTTGAGCAATTAAGGGAAATAAAAGAGAGAGTACTTCCGACTATGTCACTTAGAAAAGACATTTGGTCGGACATACCATCTGTTTATAATAAGCAAGTATTAATCTGTATGGATACAGGATGTAAATCCTCAAGAGCAGATGTCTTGGAGCAGGAATTTAGAAAAGAAGTAGAAGCTAAAGGTTTGACTGATGAGATAGATATCAGAAGAGTTGGTTGTTTTGGACTTTGTGAAGCGGGACCGATAGCTATAGTGTATCCGGGTGAGAAGTTTTATGCTTACTTAAAGCCGGAAGATGCTAAAACAATCGTTGAAGAGGACCTTATCGGCGGCAATACTGTAGAGAAATTAATCTTTAAAGAAGCTCTTACTGATGGAGCTATGCAGGGATTATACGATGTTGCATTCTATAGAAAACAGAAGAAATTGGCTACAGGAAACTGTGGAGTTATAGATCCTGACAGTATAGAAGAATATATTGCAGTTGACGGTTATTTAGCGCTATATAAAGTACTTAATGAAATGACGCCTGAAGATGTTATAAACGAACTTAAAGAATCCGGCCTCAGAGGTAGAGGGGGCGGAGGCTTCCCGACAGGACTAAAATGGGAATTCACTAAAAATGCAAAGGGCGACATAAAATACGTAGTAGTAAACGCTGACGAAGGAGACCCGGGTGCGTTCATGGACAGATCCATCCTGGAGGGAGATCCTTTTACTATTATCGAAGCGATGACAATCGCAGGATATGCAATAAATGCACATCAAGGCTTTATCTATATCAGAGCAGAGTACCCTTCTGCAGTTAAAAAGCTGGAAAACTGTATCCAGATTGCTACTTCAATGGGGCTACTGGGCAAGAATATAATGGGTTCGGGATTTGATTTTGAACTTGAGATAAGACTTGGGGCCGGAGCTTTTGTTTGTGGTGAAGAGATGGCGCTTATTGAGTCCATCGAAGGAAAGAGGGGGATACCAAGAAACAAACCTCCATTCCCTGCAAATGAAGGACTATTTGGCAAACCGACACTTATAAATAATGTCGAGACATTAGCTAATATACCGAGAATTATAAACCATGGTCATGAGTGGTTCAGATCTTTCGGTACAGAAAAATCACCGGGAACGAAAGTATTTACACTGGGTGGAGATATTAACAGAACCGGTATCATTGAAGTACCAATGGGGCTTACACTAAGAGAAATAATCTTCGAAGTTGGTGGAGGAATCATCGGTGGAAAAGAATTTAAAGCAGTACAAACAGGTGGACCATCCGGAGGATGTATTACAGCTGAGCATCTTGATACGCCTATAGACTATGACAATCTGTCAGCGCTCGGATCCATGATGGGTTCAGGTGGAATGATAGTAATGGATGAAGACACTTGTATGGTTGATATTGCCAGATTCTTTCTAGAATTTACAGTTGATGAATCCTGCGGGAAATGTACACCATGTAGAGAAGGTACTAAGAGAATGCTGGAGATGTTGGAAACAATAACTCATGGAAATGGAACTCCTGAAATGGTTGAAAAACTTGCATCACTTGGTGAAACCATAAAGGCAACCTCTCTATGCGGACTTGGACAAACTGCTCCTAACCCGGTATTGTCTACCATGAGATACTTTAAACAAGAGTATGATGATCACGTATCTAATGATACATGTATTGCCGGAATTTGTAGAGACCTCGTAAGCTATACGATTAATGACAATTGTACAGGATGTACACTTTGTGCTAGAAAATGTCCTGTTGAATGTATAACAGGCGAAAGAAGAGAGATGCATTATATCGATCAAGAAGCATGTATACAATGTGGAGATTGCTATGCTGCATGCAACTTTAACGCCATAGATAGAGGTGGAAGACTATGA